Proteins encoded in a region of the Triticum dicoccoides isolate Atlit2015 ecotype Zavitan chromosome 3A, WEW_v2.0, whole genome shotgun sequence genome:
- the LOC119267471 gene encoding MADS-box transcription factor 3-like isoform X1 has translation MMSMMADLSCGASGVTVNDHQLAAPAPEDSAAAGSEKMGRGRIEIKRIENTTNRQVTFCKRRNGLLKKAYELSVLCDAEVALIVFSSRGRLYEYSNNSVKATIERYKKANSDTSNSGTVAEVNAQYYQQESSKLRQQISSLQNSNSRSLVRDSVSTMTLRDLKQLEGRLEKGIAKIRARKNELMYAEVEYMQKREMELQNDNIYLRSKVSENERGQQPVNMMASGSASSEYDHMVSPYDSRNFLQANIMQQQQQHYSQQLQPTALQLGQQYFN, from the exons ATGATGAGCATGATG GCCGATTTGAGCTGCGGAGCTTCCGGTGTGACCGTGAATGACCATCAGCTGGCCGCTCCGGCTCCGGaggactcggcggcggcggggagcgagAAGATGGGGAGGGGCCGGATCGAGATCAAGCGCATCGAGAACACCACCAACCGGCAGGTCACCTTCTGCAAGCGCCGCAACGGCCTCCTGAAGAAGGCGTACGAGCTCTCGGTGCTCTGCGACGCCGAGGTGGCCCTCATCGTCTTCTCCAGCCGCGGCCGCCTCTACGAGTACTCCAACAACAG TGTGAAAGCTACCATTGAGAGGTACAAAAAGGCCAACAGTGACACATCCAACTCTGGCACGGTTGCAGAAGTCAATGCCCAG TACTACCAGCAGGAGTCCTCCAAGCTGCGCCAGCAGATCAGTAGCTTGCAAAACTCAAACAG TAGGTCGCTGGTGAGGGACTCTGTCAGCACCATGACCCTGAGGGATCTTAAGCAGCTAGAAGGCAGGCTGGAGAAAGGCATAGCCAAGATAAGAGCTAGAAAG AATGAGCTGATGTATGCTGAAGTTGAGTATATGCAGAAGAGG GAAATGGAGCTACAGAATGATAACATTTACCTGAGGAGCAAG GTGTCTGAGAATGAGAGGGGTCAGCAGCCGGTGAACATGATGGCGTCAGGGTCGGCGAGCAGCGAATACGATCACATGGTCTCACCGTATGATTCCAGAAACTTCCTGCAGGCGAAcatcatgcagcagcagcagcagcattacTCCCAACAGCTGCAGCCAACTGCCCTTCAGCTCGG CCAGCAGTACTTCAACTAG
- the LOC119267471 gene encoding MADS-box transcription factor 3-like isoform X3: protein MMSMMADLSCGASGVTVNDHQLAAPAPEDSAAAGSEKMGRGRIEIKRIENTTNRQVTFCKRRNGLLKKAYELSVLCDAEVALIVFSSRGRLYEYSNNSVKATIERYKKANSDTSNSGTVAEVNAQYYQQESSKLRQQISSLQNSNSRSLVRDSVSTMTLRDLKQLEGRLEKGIAKIRARKNELMYAEVEYMQKREMELQNDNIYLRSKVSENERGQQPVNMMASGSASSEYDHMVSPYDSRNFLQANIMQQQQQHYSQQLQPTALQLG from the exons ATGATGAGCATGATG GCCGATTTGAGCTGCGGAGCTTCCGGTGTGACCGTGAATGACCATCAGCTGGCCGCTCCGGCTCCGGaggactcggcggcggcggggagcgagAAGATGGGGAGGGGCCGGATCGAGATCAAGCGCATCGAGAACACCACCAACCGGCAGGTCACCTTCTGCAAGCGCCGCAACGGCCTCCTGAAGAAGGCGTACGAGCTCTCGGTGCTCTGCGACGCCGAGGTGGCCCTCATCGTCTTCTCCAGCCGCGGCCGCCTCTACGAGTACTCCAACAACAG TGTGAAAGCTACCATTGAGAGGTACAAAAAGGCCAACAGTGACACATCCAACTCTGGCACGGTTGCAGAAGTCAATGCCCAG TACTACCAGCAGGAGTCCTCCAAGCTGCGCCAGCAGATCAGTAGCTTGCAAAACTCAAACAG TAGGTCGCTGGTGAGGGACTCTGTCAGCACCATGACCCTGAGGGATCTTAAGCAGCTAGAAGGCAGGCTGGAGAAAGGCATAGCCAAGATAAGAGCTAGAAAG AATGAGCTGATGTATGCTGAAGTTGAGTATATGCAGAAGAGG GAAATGGAGCTACAGAATGATAACATTTACCTGAGGAGCAAG GTGTCTGAGAATGAGAGGGGTCAGCAGCCGGTGAACATGATGGCGTCAGGGTCGGCGAGCAGCGAATACGATCACATGGTCTCACCGTATGATTCCAGAAACTTCCTGCAGGCGAAcatcatgcagcagcagcagcagcattacTCCCAACAGCTGCAGCCAACTGCCCTTCAGCTCGGGTAA
- the LOC119267471 gene encoding MADS-box transcription factor 3-like isoform X2 → MMSMMADLSCGASGVTVNDHQLAAPAPEDSAAAGSEKMGRGRIEIKRIENTTNRQVTFCKRRNGLLKKAYELSVLCDAEVALIVFSSRGRLYEYSNNSVKATIERYKKANSDTSNSGTVAEVNAQYYQQESSKLRQQISSLQNSNRSLVRDSVSTMTLRDLKQLEGRLEKGIAKIRARKNELMYAEVEYMQKREMELQNDNIYLRSKVSENERGQQPVNMMASGSASSEYDHMVSPYDSRNFLQANIMQQQQQHYSQQLQPTALQLGQQYFN, encoded by the exons ATGATGAGCATGATG GCCGATTTGAGCTGCGGAGCTTCCGGTGTGACCGTGAATGACCATCAGCTGGCCGCTCCGGCTCCGGaggactcggcggcggcggggagcgagAAGATGGGGAGGGGCCGGATCGAGATCAAGCGCATCGAGAACACCACCAACCGGCAGGTCACCTTCTGCAAGCGCCGCAACGGCCTCCTGAAGAAGGCGTACGAGCTCTCGGTGCTCTGCGACGCCGAGGTGGCCCTCATCGTCTTCTCCAGCCGCGGCCGCCTCTACGAGTACTCCAACAACAG TGTGAAAGCTACCATTGAGAGGTACAAAAAGGCCAACAGTGACACATCCAACTCTGGCACGGTTGCAGAAGTCAATGCCCAG TACTACCAGCAGGAGTCCTCCAAGCTGCGCCAGCAGATCAGTAGCTTGCAAAACTCAAACAG GTCGCTGGTGAGGGACTCTGTCAGCACCATGACCCTGAGGGATCTTAAGCAGCTAGAAGGCAGGCTGGAGAAAGGCATAGCCAAGATAAGAGCTAGAAAG AATGAGCTGATGTATGCTGAAGTTGAGTATATGCAGAAGAGG GAAATGGAGCTACAGAATGATAACATTTACCTGAGGAGCAAG GTGTCTGAGAATGAGAGGGGTCAGCAGCCGGTGAACATGATGGCGTCAGGGTCGGCGAGCAGCGAATACGATCACATGGTCTCACCGTATGATTCCAGAAACTTCCTGCAGGCGAAcatcatgcagcagcagcagcagcattacTCCCAACAGCTGCAGCCAACTGCCCTTCAGCTCGG CCAGCAGTACTTCAACTAG